A genomic stretch from Bacteroidales bacterium includes:
- a CDS encoding PKD domain-containing protein produces MGGDGFLSNPNILNPTYFAGPIDLSTVNRTITFTLTLEGNGQCAGTFVNDQVVLQIDPTPVSNAGPDGQICGQKPFPMAASAQYQSIINWTTSGDGSFSNPNILNPSYTPGPNDVGNVVVLTLGLAGCQSLTGNDFMWLTVHEDPSATISGTTSICEATSTPISIALTGTPPWSVTYTNGTTPVTVNNIMSSPYVFSVSPPVTTSYWVTASNDNFCNAPNDSIHGLASITINPLPDPFSITVTNNGVFCEGTPGVTIGLSGSQSGMNYELLLNGALEGTNRAGTGAPLSFGIKNVPGQYSIRGINPVGNCEQIMNDTVTVIMNPIPVTDFEANTVCNSDTTFFTVSGNYVDKISNWHWDFGDGTFATFNAPTNPYHIYPTYGTYQVILSVEDTNNCTYSISHPVEVRPHPNAFFSYNTPNCLGDPSFFTDLSNNPVGQGYISQWVWSYGDGTPNDTIDFPNTSNTTHQYAGDGTYAVTLYITNSRNCTDIYSTTITVTRRPLADFDFWSNCQDELAIFNDASNANGGGAVTSWSWDFGDPASGSLNTSTLEDPTHLYTTAGLYNVTLIVQNFNGCSDTIIRQVNVKGAPLADFTSTTGCLGTPTLFWADSTLINLNATATYHWDFGDGSTSNTRNTQYTYIAAGTYTVILTITDTAGCEGSRSHTLIVTPPPTALFSSATDNCQGQTISFNNQSTTETGYLTSWSWNFGDGSPVQTILFPAIPDVSHIYAVTGTFNVTLTVTNSEGCTHSFSRVVNVFGSPTADFMSSGHCKDSPVHFTDLTTTSGSQSLTSWQWNFGDPGSGVFNTSTDQNPIHSYAATGNYTVTLITLTLNGCSDTISYPVTIKPLPVTDFSFQSACQDNPAQFSPAGMAIPTIASWYWSFGDGGSSTLQSPSHVYTFAGTYTVTLTVTDTAGCENQRSHPIIIVPLPLVNFDFSSPACDDQQIQFTDLTTSAAGYVTRWFWDFGDGTTQVINFPATASVSHTYAQAGTFNVTLTVKSSDSCTNLQTKTLTILPKPTALFSHGAACQGAAVSFTDLSMSNTTSGISSWQWDFGDPGSGSSNQSSQQNPVHHLQYRRDLYSQADSHHLRRMQRYGNGLSECNTASCSRFQFIGRMQR; encoded by the coding sequence GTGGGAGGAGATGGTTTTCTGAGTAATCCCAATATCCTTAACCCCACCTATTTTGCCGGTCCTATCGACCTGAGCACAGTAAACCGCACCATCACCTTTACCCTTACCCTGGAAGGGAACGGACAATGCGCAGGCACTTTCGTGAATGACCAGGTGGTGCTCCAGATTGACCCTACCCCTGTGAGCAATGCAGGCCCCGATGGACAAATCTGCGGACAAAAGCCATTCCCTATGGCTGCCTCGGCTCAGTACCAGTCAATTATCAACTGGACTACTTCGGGAGATGGCAGCTTCAGTAATCCCAATATCCTCAACCCCAGTTATACCCCCGGTCCGAATGATGTCGGAAATGTGGTGGTACTGACCCTGGGACTGGCCGGATGCCAGAGCCTTACCGGAAATGACTTTATGTGGCTTACTGTTCATGAAGACCCCTCTGCCACCATCAGCGGAACCACAAGCATCTGCGAAGCCACTTCCACGCCAATAAGCATCGCCCTGACAGGAACACCACCCTGGTCGGTGACCTATACCAATGGTACCACTCCGGTTACGGTGAACAATATCATGAGTTCACCCTATGTTTTCAGTGTGAGTCCGCCGGTTACCACCAGTTATTGGGTAACTGCTAGTAATGATAACTTCTGCAATGCCCCGAATGACTCTATTCATGGACTGGCTTCCATTACCATCAACCCTTTACCTGATCCTTTCTCAATCACCGTTACCAATAACGGGGTATTCTGCGAAGGGACACCGGGTGTTACTATTGGATTGTCAGGTTCACAGTCAGGCATGAACTATGAGCTGCTGCTCAATGGAGCCCTGGAAGGCACCAACCGGGCAGGTACCGGAGCCCCTCTCAGCTTCGGCATTAAGAATGTTCCCGGGCAATACTCCATCAGGGGGATAAACCCTGTGGGCAACTGCGAACAGATCATGAATGATACAGTTACCGTAATCATGAATCCTATTCCAGTCACCGATTTTGAAGCCAATACCGTTTGTAATTCTGATACCACATTTTTCACTGTCAGTGGGAACTATGTTGATAAAATCAGCAACTGGCACTGGGACTTTGGCGATGGCACTTTCGCAACCTTTAATGCCCCGACCAACCCTTATCATATATATCCCACATATGGTACCTACCAGGTAATCCTTAGTGTAGAAGATACTAACAACTGTACTTATTCCATCAGTCACCCGGTAGAAGTCAGGCCTCATCCCAATGCTTTTTTCAGTTACAATACCCCCAACTGCCTGGGTGATCCCAGTTTCTTTACCGACCTGAGTAACAACCCAGTCGGACAGGGCTATATCAGTCAGTGGGTATGGAGTTATGGCGATGGCACACCTAATGATACGATTGATTTCCCCAATACCTCCAATACCACGCATCAGTATGCCGGTGACGGCACTTATGCAGTGACCCTGTATATCACCAATAGCCGCAACTGCACGGATATTTACAGCACCACTATCACTGTCACCCGCCGTCCCCTTGCTGATTTTGACTTCTGGAGCAACTGCCAGGATGAACTGGCTATTTTCAATGATGCGAGCAATGCCAATGGAGGCGGAGCCGTTACCAGCTGGAGCTGGGATTTTGGAGATCCTGCTTCTGGATCTTTGAACACCAGCACCCTGGAAGATCCTACACATTTATATACTACGGCAGGATTGTATAATGTAACCCTGATCGTTCAAAACTTCAATGGCTGCAGCGACACTATCATTCGGCAGGTGAATGTAAAAGGCGCTCCCCTGGCTGATTTTACTAGTACCACCGGCTGCCTGGGCACCCCCACCTTGTTCTGGGCCGACAGTACCTTGATCAACCTGAATGCTACCGCTACCTACCACTGGGATTTTGGCGATGGCTCCACGAGCAATACCCGCAACACACAATACACCTATATTGCAGCAGGCACCTATACGGTAATTCTTACCATTACTGATACCGCAGGCTGCGAAGGATCCCGTTCCCATACCCTGATTGTTACCCCACCGCCAACGGCATTGTTCAGCTCTGCTACCGATAACTGCCAGGGACAAACCATCAGCTTCAATAACCAGAGTACCACGGAAACAGGCTACCTGACCAGCTGGAGCTGGAACTTTGGCGATGGGAGCCCTGTTCAGACCATCCTTTTCCCTGCGATCCCCGATGTAAGCCATATCTATGCCGTAACAGGCACCTTCAATGTGACCCTTACCGTTACCAACTCCGAGGGCTGTACCCATAGCTTCTCCCGGGTGGTGAATGTGTTTGGTTCCCCTACAGCCGACTTTATGAGCTCAGGCCATTGCAAGGACAGCCCTGTACACTTCACCGACCTGACCACCACTTCCGGAAGCCAAAGCCTGACCTCCTGGCAATGGAACTTTGGTGACCCGGGTTCAGGAGTATTCAATACCAGTACTGATCAGAACCCCATACACAGCTATGCCGCAACGGGCAACTATACAGTGACACTGATCACCCTCACCTTAAATGGCTGCTCCGATACGATCAGCTACCCTGTCACCATCAAGCCTTTGCCTGTAACCGACTTCAGCTTCCAGAGCGCCTGCCAGGATAATCCTGCACAGTTCAGCCCTGCCGGAATGGCGATCCCCACCATTGCCAGCTGGTACTGGAGCTTTGGGGATGGAGGCAGCAGTACCCTGCAGTCTCCCAGCCATGTGTATACCTTTGCCGGGACCTATACCGTTACGCTCACCGTTACCGATACGGCAGGATGTGAGAACCAGCGCAGCCACCCGATCATCATCGTTCCGCTGCCCCTTGTGAACTTCGACTTCTCTTCTCCTGCCTGTGATGATCAGCAAATACAGTTTACTGATCTTACTACTTCTGCCGCCGGATATGTTACGCGATGGTTCTGGGATTTTGGTGATGGCACCACCCAGGTAATCAACTTCCCTGCTACCGCCTCTGTATCACATACCTATGCCCAGGCGGGGACTTTCAATGTGACCCTGACAGTAAAAAGCTCCGATTCCTGCACCAACCTGCAGACTAAAACCCTTACCATCCTTCCCAAACCTACGGCACTGTTCAGTCATGGCGCTGCCTGCCAGGGAGCAGCGGTATCGTTCACAGATCTTTCCATGAGCAATACCACCTCCGGGATCTCCAGCTGGCAATGGGATTTTGGTGACCCTGGCTCAGGCAGCTCCAACCAGAGCAGCCAGCAGAACCCTGTTCATCACTTACAATACCGCAGGGACCTATACAGTCAGGCTGATAGCCACCATCTCAGGCGGATGCAGCGATACGGTAACGGGCTCAGTGAATGTAACACCGCCTCCTGCAGTAGATTTCAGTTCATTGGCAGGATGCAGCGGTGA